The Spiroplasma litorale nucleotide sequence ATATCCATCTAATTTAACAGACACTTCATCATTTTTGATTTCATTATTATTATAAATTTGTAAGTATTCATTTACATTATTGTATATTTTTTTTATTTTTTCAAATATTATGGCAGCAGAATCGTTATTGTGGAACATTAAAGCAAAGTTGTTTAAATCATGTAGTTTATCATAAACCACTTTTGAAGCCACTTTTTTTTCAGTTACAAATATTGCTGATTTATTTTTATTTATTATATTTGCTAACAAATTTACTATTACCTGAGATTTACCAGTTCCAGGTGGACCAAATATAAATGTTGAATTTGATAAAGATTTAATAACTGCATTTTTTTGAGTGAAATCAAGTGATGAAATATTAACAAAATCTGATTCTTTATAATCAATATCAACATTTTCTAAAATATCATTAGTCTCTTTAAAAATCTCATCTAAAAAACTAATATCTTCATTTTCTAAGATATTATATGCAGATAATATTGTGCTAGATGCTATATCATATATCCCAAATGAACATACATTTAAACAAAATGCCTGATTAAAGTATTTATTGTTTTTTTCTTGAAAATTTTTACCCGCTTCATCTCTTTTATATCCTTTAGCGTTTTCAAACTCTAAATTAAAAGTGTTTTCAAAATTTTGTGGATCAGTTAACCTATAACCAATATCATTGAAATATAATATAAACTTTTCAATTAGAAGTTCTTTATCACTTAATTGTAATTCTCCTAATTCTTGATACTCTCATTTCTTTTTATTTTTTAATGCTAATATATTAAAAATGGAGTTATTTAATATTAATTCATCTTCTATGACTACTTTGTATAATGAACCTCCCATATCTTTTATTGCAATTTTTTTCAATATTAATGGGGCTCTAAAGTAATCACCTTCATTTGTTGATGCACAACCTTCCACAAAATACAGACCCATATATAAAACATTAATATTTTTTTCATTTGATTGCATTTTACTCTTTTGGATTATTTTTTTTATATGTTTTGCGTAACTCAATATACCCTTTGGTGTTAAATTTTCATCAGTTACTTCAATATCATAAAAACTTATAAAAAAAGTTTTAGATTCCAATGCTTTTTTAAGCGAAATTGGGGATTTATCGTTTTGGTTCAATCTTAGCAATTCTAATTTTTCTAACAATTTAAAATCTATTGTTAAAGCAGATGGCAAAAAACTGTTATAAAATATTCCACTATTTTTATTACTATTTAATAACCTACTTTTAAAATTTTTTAATAACTCATTACTATCCATATCTATCCTTATTCTTATTATGATAATATCAAATTTTATATTTAATATAATAATTGTTTTTTATATTTTAATTAAATTTCCATTGTTTAATATTATTATATAACTCTAATTAAAAACTTATAAAATAAGCATTAATACAGTTAATATAATATTTTTTAATTTATTTACTAGATAACAATCTATTTTGATTGTTTAATGATTTGTTCTTCTGTGATTTCTAAATCTAAATCTTCAAATATATAATTTTAATAATTAATTGGTGTATTTTCATCATAAACACTAATAAAATCATTTTTATACTTATTAGATTTATCAAATATTGAATATGATATGTTTGAGTTTATAAATTTCGAATTGTTTATGTCGGTTTTTTTAAAATTTATATCTGATAAATTACAATTTTAAAATTTAACATTGTTTAAATTTGAATCCTCGAATATAGAGTTTTTAAAATCACAATTGTAAAAATATATATTTTCTAAATTACAATTTTTAAAATTTGAGTTTTCAAAATTAGCTTTACGTATAGAGTTTTGGTTTCAATAAAAATCGTTTAAATCTGTTTCATTAACATCAACATTAAAGATCTTGCAATTAACAAATAATGAATTTGATAAATCACATAAATCAAAATTAACTTTAAATAGATTAGAACTATTTAACTCAATATACTTTAAAATATTATCTGTAAAGTTAACTATTTCAATATTACATTTGTTAAATACGGAGCACCTTAGTTTATTATTGTTAAATTCAATTTTTTTAATACTTGAACTTGTCATTTCTAAGGCATTGAATATATTACTATTAAATTCTGAATTATAATAAATTAAATTATTTCCATTAAAATTTGTGCTGTAACCTTTTTATGGACACTTATGAATAATAACAATTATTGAACATCTAAAATAAAATTGACATTAAAAAGATACTTTCTCCATACGAATTTCGTATGGAGTTTTTTTATGTTTTAATGAAGGTCTAACATAATTATAAAACTCTATATAGTCTGAGATAATTTTATAAATATTTGAATGATGTAGCTCTTTTACTTTATATGTATATATACATTCATTTTTAAAAGTTCCAAAAAAAGACTCACAGGCACCATTATCTGGGGGGTTTCCTCTTCTTGACATAGAAATATTTATATTATTATTTTTACATAATCTTTTTCAAGTTTCATTTGTGTATGGTGCCTCCTGATCTGAATGAATTATTTTTGAAGCACCTATTTTTTTTAATGGCGCTTA carries:
- a CDS encoding pentapeptide repeat-containing protein; translated protein: MTSSSIKKIEFNNNKLRCSVFNKCNIEIVNFTDNILKYIELNSSNLFKVNFDLCDLSNSLFVNCKIFNVDVNETDLNDFYWNQNSIRKANFENSNFKNCNLENIYFYNCDFKNSIFEDSNLNNVKF
- a CDS encoding integrase core domain-containing protein, whose protein sequence is MKKIGASKIIHSDQEAPYTNETWKRLCKNNNINISMSRRGNPPDNGACESFFGTFKNECIYTYKVKELHHSNIYKIISDYIEFYNYVRPSLKHKKTPYEIRMEKVSF